The genome window AGAACACTCTCGGAGAAGTGTATCCATAAAGCCAAAGAAAAAATTAGGCTGAGAACATCCCATAAACAAGACTGATGTGCCACTTGAAAGCCACACGGGGTTTTCTGCAAAAAAACAAGCTTGAGActtaaatgcaagaaaacaagtttttctatGGAACGGGCTCGAGACTCGAGTACCAGAAACATTCAGTTTTAAGCCAAATTAGTCAACAGGTATGTAGTATGAATGAACTAGTTGAAATATAATGAGATGTAGGAATCCAATGTGGCAAATAGGATTAAACATACAAGAAAACGGGTGAAAGACAACTATGAGTGGAATCTATTGAGATTTTACATTTTGGTTGATCGGTGCTTTAAGAAATCTATGTCAGTTTAATGCTACATATGGCGGTAGTAGAAGCTTCTCTTTTGTTCAGAAATCTTTGATTTTTATGAACCTACTTAGTTCATTGAGATTTtatgattgtatatttttctttgtttttattgcTTGCTGAAGGCTGGAGAAAAGCGGAAAGAGGAAGAAATGATAGAACTTGAGGGGCCACTAGGAAAGAGCGATGTTGTGAATGGTGAACTGGTTTCTCTCGAGAGGGAGTTATCAACCCTTCGCAAGAATGGGACTATTGATCCTTTTGGACTCTACTTGTATGGTCTTGTGCTCAAAGACAAAGGCAGCAAGAGTCTTGCTCTTACAGTTCTTGTAGAGTCTGTCAATAGCTACCCTTGGAACTGGAGTGCCTGGTCGGAGCTGCAGTCGTTATGCACTACAGTTGACGTCTTGAACAGCCTTAAGCTCAATAACCATTGGATGAAGGACTTTTTTCTCGCAAGTGCTTATCAAGAACTGAGGAAGCACAGTGAATCCTTAAAAAAGTATGAATATCTTAAGGGcacttttgttttcagtaattACATTCAGGCTCAAATTGCAAAGGCACAATACAATCTCCGGGAATTTGAACAAGTTGAAGCAATTTTTGAAGAACTTCTCAGGAATGACCCTTACCGAGTGGAAGACATGGACATGTATTCCAATGTGTTATATGCAAAGGAGTGCTACTCTGCACTAAGTTATCTTGCCCATAGAGTATTTATCACTGATAAATACAGGCCTGAATCTTGTTGTATTATCGGAAATTACTACAGCTTAAAAGGGCAGCATGAGAAGGCGGTTGTGTACTTTAGGAGGGCACTCAAATTAAACAGAAATTATTTGTCTGCTTGGACCCTTATGGGTCATGAATATGTTGAGATGAAAAACACCCCAGCTGCTATTGAGGCATATCGCCATGCTGTAGATATAAATCCATGTGATTATCGAGCTTGGTATGGATTGGGACAAGCTTATGAGATGATGAGTATGCCCTTGTATGCTCTTTATTACTTCAAGAAATCAGTATTCTTGCAGCCAAATGATTCTCGGTTGTGGATTGCCATGGCCAAGTGTTATGAAACTGAACAGCTCCACATGACTGAGGAATCGATGAAGTGTTACAAAAGGGCAGTTAATTGTAATGACAGGGAAGCGATTGCCCTGCACCAGTTAGCAAAGCTAAATTCTGAACTTGGACGTTCTGATGAGGCGGCTTATTACTACAAGAAGGATTTGGAGAGGATGGAAGCCGAAGACAGGGAAGGACCAAATATGGTAGAAACCCTTCTATATCTTGCTCAATACTATAGGCAGCAGAAACGATTTGAAGAATCAGAGATCTATTGTACCCGTCTTCTAGATTATACTGGCCCAGTGAGTTGCAACTTCTCTTTCTCTATATATGCTTACGGAAATGTGACATTGAAATCTAATGAATTATGTGCAAACATTTCGAATCTACAGAAAGTAACTCTTAATTCGTTGTGCTTCACTGCAGGAAAAGGAAACAGCCAAAAGCTTACTTCGAGGAATGAGAATAGAACAAGCCGGTGGTCCTTCAATGGACGTTGAGCACTTTCCTCCGTAATTTAGTCATGATGTACAAGGCAGATGCCTTCTCTATCAGATTCGGCACAACATCTTGCGTGAAGCTTGAAGTGGATCGGTCACATTTGAGAGCGTGTTTTTGTATTATCAATGTTAATTAGTTTGATTTCTGTAGAAAAAGAATTCAATTTTAATGCATTGCTGTAGTTTTCTTGAGTGTTTCTTTAATCTTCCGTTCGTTCTTTATTTTTCCGCACTTGGTTGCCTATCTGCGTATTATCGAACCAGGCACGAAGCAGGCTTTGATGTGCGAAGGCAAGATCAACATATGCAGTAATTTTCTCTCTGCCAATGACAAAACAATATAAATCATCCAACCAATTGGTATACAGAAGGCAACATCCAGCTTATACGATGCTGGAAAGGCatcaaagaaaaccaaattcaAGTGCACAATGTCATTCACTCAGATTATTTCAAATGACTAAAAGCAATTAGAGTCTCAATCTCTGGCATTTTCTTCTCTTAACCGGTACTCAAATCAGTTCAGTTCTTGCTCGGGTCGGTGAAGAAAGCGTTGATGCCTGGCATAATTTCCGGTGCCTTGTTGCGGACGAATTTCCTCAGGAAATGCTCCTTGTACTTTTCTCCCTCGGCGTGATTGTCCAATACTCCAGCAGCTCTGTTCTCCTTGGTCACTctgatttagaaagaaaaaaagagatggTATCACTATACGctacaacaaacaacaacaacaaagccttatcccgcTAAGTGGGGACAGCTATATCCTAGAACGTTACTACGCTCGGTTTTGCGCCAAGTCTTATGCCACCATACGCTTGAAAGATTTCAAGAGCTTAACTCCAAATTGATCATGTTATATAATCACTTTTTAGGGCTTGTTTGGTGTGAAGAATTGCATTGGATAtctcataaaattaaaaatgtgttaAAAGGTAGAGGCAAATAATTCTTCGTTTAGAGGGGATTATAAAAGATTAGAAATGAAGGAAACATATCCTTTCCAATCCTACCATTTTTGCGAGAATTGATAGGAATAAGTTTCATTCACTAGTAATCCATCTTCTACCTTAAtaaatttccttttttcttcGTCCAAACACACCTTGAATATAATAAATAATCCAATTCACTCCAATCCTAAGCATCAAACGAGCCCAAATATGTAAACGGGACCAATTCCCAATATCCATAATTAAACCCAAATATTTGGTGATAAAATTAAGGTTTTTTCGCATTGAAAATATTAATCTAATTTGACAAGTTATTGGcatagaacaaaaataaaacggATTACAAATAGAACACGTAGATTAGCAACAATCTAATTCTAAAGCAATACGCTTTGCAGTCcagatttagagagagaaagcgaggagagagagataccTGACTTCAGGGTTGATGGTGATATGGCGGAACAGACTCAACCCGCAGATCCCTACGGCGACCCCTGTGGCAGCGAACAGTGGATAAacctacatacacacacatacatacaataCGACGCCGGATTAAATGCCCAACCAACAAAATCAAAGCCGATCTGGCAcaaaaacgaaaggaaaagatCAAGTATCGGAGGTAGATCTGCGCTTACCTCGGGCCTCAGCCAGCGATTCGCAGCCATTGATCGAAACGCACCGTACAGAGATTGCCGGAGAGAGAGATGCGATGAGGGCTTGGGAATGCGAAAACAGGGACGAAGGAAGGAGCGAAGAGAGACGACCTGAGCCGCCACTTTTATCCCTCCTTTATATAATTTCTAATTGGAAGGGCTCGGTTTTGATTGGCTGTCTCGGGACTGGGGTGCCCCACTTGCACTCTCCCGTTCAGCAAATAAGATCGCGACACGTAATTCGGTTGAGCTTCCCGAGGTTTGACTTAAAAAGGTGTatggcaaaaagaaaaaaagtaggcgccgttgccggggatcgaACCCGGGTCACCCGCGTGACAGGCGGGAATACTTACCACTATACTACAACGACTTATTGTTTTCTGATGctattagtttttaattaaaggTTACTATCCACGCTCCCATACTTCTTTCACACACCTTCTCCATTTTCAGCTGCCAAATCGAATGAATTTAAGAAGATCAgtagacaaaaattaacaagggtgtatGAGAGGTACAAAGGAGGGGGTTGGATAACACCACCCGTAATTAATGGaacataaaaaagaaattaaagaatCTGCATTAAGGTTGTTCACATCATTGCACAGTTGCATCAAGTTTTTCTCATTCACAAGGCGTGGCTAATCAAGTTTACTTGGATTGAATAAGTCCATATTATCACTTGTATAGTTGGATTCCAAGTTTTTCTCGTTCACAAGGTGGAACTAGTCAGGTTTACTTGGCTTGAATAAGTCCATATAACCACTTGTATAGTTGGTTCCAAGTTTTTCTCGTTCACAAGGCAAAACAAATCAAGTTTACTTGGCTTGAATAAGTCCATATTATCACTTGTATAGTTGAATTCTAAGTTTTTCTCCTTCACAAGGCGAAACTAATCAGGTTTACTTGACTTGAATAAGTCCATATTACCACTTGTACAGTTCGATTTTTCTTTTGATACCAAACTAGGATAGTTGATAACGTGTACCTTTTGTAGCACAACCACGATTATTACGTGGATAATCGTGATTAAGATTTTGATCTCGTTTAGCGGCTAATGTCGGACGAGAACTCAGCTCTTCAACATACACATCTCTAAAACTCGCAGTCAAATCTTGTATTAGAACATGTTAATACATCATACGCGAACACACGTACAATACAAGTACAACTAGTGGCCTACTAATACGACTACAATGCCACTGTTTTCCTCGGCCAAAATACAGCGCAACATACTCGAGCTCTTTTCATCAAGGAACGTGGACTCGGGGACACACTCCAGAAATGCTGTTTTCGAACAGAGGGAGGACTCGGGATAAATGATCCGACAATGGAAGTTCTACGGCCTCTAACTTCAATGCAGAAGCTTCTTCATTGTCAACTCCATCATGTACCTTCATATCAAAACCCAAGTGGTAGTATTAGAAAGTTCCATGTCGATATCCATGTCTTCCCCTTCGGTCACCATTCCAGACCTCAACTTGTCTACGGCTTCGGATCATGTTAATTCCTTTTGTCACGTATACGATCACGCCATGAACCTTGCTTCTTTGCAAGTACCTACAGAAATGGCAGCATCATTTCAGATATAATGTTCAGTCCGAAAAATAACCCACGGCAACATGTCGCTTAGCAACAAGCAATCTTCAACTTACCGTATCACTCAAGAGGACTGTAGTTGTAGGCTCACTTTCTTTGCTATCCTTTGTGTCGTTCTCTGCCTCAATTTCACTATCCATCACAATGGTCGGTCGATCATCTGATGCACCAAACATAGCCTCATCATGAGCAGATCTGAGCTGCTCCTCCCTTTTTGTCTACACGGTGACAGTCGAATGAGTAACGTCAGAAACCACGGAACTTTCGTCATCTTTAACAAGCCAGAACTGGAACTCAAATGCGTAAATAGCGGGAAGATCGCAGATGGACATACCTCAACTGCAGAAAACCGGAAGCTTTGGCCAATGTGCTTAACTAGTGCTGCATCATCATCAGCAGCTACACAAAAAGGTAAACATGCGCAATCAGCTCACTTTGCTCCAATCAGACGGCCAAGATATATGCTGATTTACAACTTCAAAGCTACATAAATCAGTGTGGCAGGTTTATTAATTCTCATGTCAACGATGAGCAACATAATCACGACTTTCTTTCTGAATCTAACCTATGATGACTGATTGATCCAATGCTCTATATTTCTGATCTTGGATAATAATTACTATGCCATATATAAAAAACTAAATTACTTCGTAAGGCTATAGAGCAATCGGAGTTTTAGCCTGAAACGATAATCTCTTGTTACAAGTATGGCCGAGTAAGAAGATGTAGAGGCATTTACAGCTGCAAACATATCCAGGTTTTCTCACCAAAATATGAACATAAAGACGATTATCCAACTGATTGAGAAAACAGAAGTAATGCAAAGCGAAAAATTCAATCTTCACATTATAAAATACAGTGGTGGTTATAGATGTTTAACCTTCAACTTCTTCATCATCAAGTGGTGCATCTTTGTTGAACTCGAACCTTTCCCAACCCGAGCCCATCCCTTTCGCTGCATCCTTCTCAGCTGCATTTACGAACATACAATGTTATAATGCACAGCTCTAAGCAAACCCATATCTTAGAGATTAATTAACAAGAACACAGGATTATAATGCACTATAACATCGGATAGCTCACAAGTTTCGGCAAGTTGAAGCTTCATCTTCGCCTTCACTCTCTCGGCCGCGGACTGATCATATCAAAAGAACAGCTTGTTAATCGTACTTGAGAATCGAAATCCAAAATAACGCGTAATTAGCAATCTTATCAAGAATTTCACAAGTAAATTAGTAAACTTATTAAGAAATCACTGTTCCATTAGACTTGAGCTTGATTCCTGACAAATTTCAATTACCAAACTAATCATACCATCTTATCATAGCCTTCAATCAGCTTGGAATAATCAGCACCGCCGCCTTTCCTCTCCTTCCCCGATTTACCTTTGGTCCTCTCCGAAACCCTCTCCCTCGGCGACGAGCTCCGACTCCTCCGCCGCTCCTTTCTCCGATCCCGAGGCGATCGACTCCGACTCCGGCTCCGGCTCCTCCCTCTCCGTCGTCTACCTCCATCGGAATCGCTCCCGGACCTactcctcttccttctctctctaaccCTATCTCTTTCTCTATGTCTCTCTCTGCTCCTACTTCTCCGCCTCGAATGCCTCTCTCTGCTCCTGCTCCTGCTCCGCTTCCTCGAATGCTTATTATCTCTCTGCGAAAACCTAGCCGGTTGTTTCTCTTCTCTTTCCTCCGCCGCGTCGGGCCTCTTCCTCTTGAGCTTGTTCTGTATGGACTCGATTTGGGCCTGATTTCGGAGCTCCGACTCTTTCTTCGGGCTGGACGCCTTAACGAACTTACTGAGGAAGGAGGACGAGGTGGAGTACGCCAGCGCTGAGCCGCGCACAGGGGTATTTTCGGAATCCGAGTTTGCGGAGGAAAAGCCGAGGCCTTGTTTGAATCGGGCGGCTCCTTCGCCGCGCCGAGTCAGCTCGTCGTAGTACGCCGCCGCTTTTTCCTCCTCCATTTTTGCAACGCTTGCTGGTGCGACGGTTCGGGGGCGctggtttcttttcttttttttttccaaccaaACGACGTCGCTTAACGCTGGTTTGCGCACCGGTTTAGGGCGCTTGTGTTCTTTTTGTGCTTGATGTATTAACGGGCCTAGTTTTTCTAACAGTTTGGGCTTTCTagcctttcttttatttgttgcgACTAAACAATGTCGCTAGGCTGACTTCTCGAACCcatttgagagattttttaatgtgccaGGAATACTGTCTTATACATTAAGTGGTATAACGTAATTGgttggaattttattttttaacttttcaactATTATATTATTACACTTAGTATACCAAACTGTGTTCCagcacattaaaaaaaattctcccTAGCTAAAGCAAAGTTTGGCTTTTGGACTCCTCACCAATTACGTGTAATGTTGATGTGTCTTGTTTTACTCGTCTATCGTAGCAATATTGCTTGGAGAGCTTTTTTTTGTGTATCCGAAACACATGCTAATACACTATATTTTTCAGTGTCACTTCCTATTACTTGAGCGTCTCGTTGTTGTGAGTACCTTATTTACTGTGCATTGTGGTTTAGGTGGGTTAATTCTTTtaggctatgtttggatgagggcgTTGCAAGGAACGGGccacaaaatataaaatatagtgAGTATCAAAAAGACATGTGAGAGGGATTTGTTAATCTCTCTTTCGTGTTTTTGTAATGCTCATAAAAAGCTTTCTTAATCCACTCTATATAACTTCttatgatcttttttttttaattactcgGCATcaaggtatcgtttggtatgcagacggaaTGGGACAGGACGGGACATAACGGaaagggagcaaagatgccctcggatggaaacaaggaggaagaagaaggagacgaagatgttataattttgtgttccacggatgtggaacgagtcgttccaggggAGAAAGGCGGAatgaaaattcaccaaaaattcgtcccgtggaacagcaTGTTCCATCCGTTTTAGGCGCATCAAATATGGGACAGAACGCatcgtcccacgtaccaaacgataccttagATCTTGAAAAAATTTCGGATGGGGATTCTCttccctctttttttccctcctCTTATCTCAcactttctttattttcttctttttttatctaAGAGAATAAAATCATGAGCGTTcaaacagaaagaaagaaaatgtgaagaaaaaaacagaGGAAGAGAATCCCTGTCCAAAATCCCCACCCGATAGTTTTTAGGTTTTGTttaggacttggattgtctgccctcttagTGATGGTGctcttccatgccctcctattttgtgcgatcacggttaaaccacgtcaatattttatattaattttttaataaaataataagacaaaaaataataaaaatataaaatattgatgtggtttaaccgtgaccgcacaaaataagaGGGCATGGAAatgcaccacaactaggagggcagacaatccaagtccttttGTTTAAATACGACAACAGTGTTGGTATCTTTCTAGATATGTGCTGCATCGTTTTTGAAAAGCACAAATATAAACAGTAAGAGGGATTGCAGATGATGACTCTGTTCCAACAGCTGTGACTGTGAATCCAAAAATCGACCAGCTGCAAGCCTGCAAGAATCAAGGTCCATCAACTGCTCAAATTCCAAAGCCTTTGAGCCCCGGAAATCAGATTTGTGGTATGTAGGAAGTTaaaatatctctctcaattATTTCAATTCTTAAAAAGGATAAATAATCGTAATTTATCATtagttattattattaaaaatgtgatattcacataccattttttatttcttccacatctttttggttttcgaccgttagatcggatgaattaaagaagatcaacagataaaaattaacaaaaaatgtgtgagaagtaaaagaaGTATGTGGATAGCAGacgttttattattatttaaaggaACTGCTCAAATTCCAAATCCCACCAAAGTGCCTGCCA of Malus sylvestris chromosome 6, drMalSylv7.2, whole genome shotgun sequence contains these proteins:
- the LOC126626267 gene encoding uncharacterized protein LOC126626267, whose protein sequence is MAANRWLRPEVYPLFAATGVAVGICGLSLFRHITINPEVRVTKENRAAGVLDNHAEGEKYKEHFLRKFVRNKAPEIMPGINAFFTDPSKN
- the LOC126626268 gene encoding uncharacterized protein LOC126626268, encoding MEEEKAAAYYDELTRRGEGAARFKQGLGFSSANSDSENTPVRGSALAYSTSSSFLSKFVKASSPKKESELRNQAQIESIQNKLKRKRPDAAEEREEKQPARFSQRDNKHSRKRSRSRSRERHSRRRSRSRERHRERDRVRERRKRSRSGSDSDGGRRRRGRSRSRSRSRSPRDRRKERRRSRSSSPRERVSERTKGKSGKERKGGGADYSKLIEGYDKMSAAERVKAKMKLQLAETSEKDAAKGMGSGWERFEFNKDAPLDDEEVEAADDDAALVKHIGQSFRFSAVETKREEQLRSAHDEAMFGASDDRPTIVMDSEIEAENDTKDSKESEPTTTVLLSDTVLAKKQGSWRDRIRDKRN
- the LOC126626266 gene encoding anaphase-promoting complex subunit 8-like, producing MSSKENYRIELRTAIRQLSDRCLYVASKWAAEQLVGIIEQDPVKFTPANTRFQRGSSSIRRRFRTNDITSTPASGVSYVSTPVMEEDDIVDGDFYLLAKSYFDCREYRRAAHVLRDQNGKKSVFLRSYALYLAGEKRKEEEMIELEGPLGKSDVVNGELVSLERELSTLRKNGTIDPFGLYLYGLVLKDKGSKSLALTVLVESVNSYPWNWSAWSELQSLCTTVDVLNSLKLNNHWMKDFFLASAYQELRKHSESLKKYEYLKGTFVFSNYIQAQIAKAQYNLREFEQVEAIFEELLRNDPYRVEDMDMYSNVLYAKECYSALSYLAHRVFITDKYRPESCCIIGNYYSLKGQHEKAVVYFRRALKLNRNYLSAWTLMGHEYVEMKNTPAAIEAYRHAVDINPCDYRAWYGLGQAYEMMSMPLYALYYFKKSVFLQPNDSRLWIAMAKCYETEQLHMTEESMKCYKRAVNCNDREAIALHQLAKLNSELGRSDEAAYYYKKDLERMEAEDREGPNMVETLLYLAQYYRQQKRFEESEIYCTRLLDYTGPEKETAKSLLRGMRIEQAGGPSMDVEHFPP